The Engraulis encrasicolus isolate BLACKSEA-1 unplaced genomic scaffold, IST_EnEncr_1.0 scaffold_59_np1212, whole genome shotgun sequence nucleotide sequence ttcagttctgggtggaaaccccttaaccctgacagagctggacctgagagggaagataacaggagactcaggagtgaagcagttctgtgCTCTACTGGAGGATTCACACTGCAGATTTAAGAAAGTCAAGTTAGTAATTAATATCTTTAATTTATTTGTTCAATATGTGTGTCACAAGACTTGGTGTTTATGTGTAGGTTTATTTATGATGTACTGACAGATTCCAAATGATGGTCCATCCCCTTCAGCCCTGCTTCCTGACATTAGGCATAAGCAACATAATAATGAGTAACATCAGGTAATAGACCTTTTCATCTCCccagcttgtcagactgtggtgtaacaggagaaggatatgctgctctggcatcagctctcaaatcaaacccttcacacctggaggagctggacctgagaggaaacgaccctggagactctgAAGTGACATTACTGACTGATTTACTAAAGGATCCTACCTGTAAACTACAGAGACTAAGGAAAGAGCATTTCCATGATGTTATACTGTTTAATGAATCTGCATAACATTTTGATCATAGAAGGAATGATGGTGGCTAATATCTGTTATTATCATAGAAAAATATTGTAGCAAAGTGGAGTATAGCGACTACGCCACCTGGTGGTAGTAAGTGGTATCACCAGGAATTAATTTACTGAAAGGCTAAACAGGTTCGTTGTACAGAGACAGAAACGAGGGTCCCAaatacatttgttttatttttcttttcaactGTGCAAACTTGGTTTCAATAAATAAAGCAGACAGTTAAACATACATTTTGCGCACACTTGCACTGAAGTAACGCAGTCCAGTCACAGAAAAGGGGTTAATAGGATGAGGTGGAACCACGAATGGCGCCCGACATACCAGCAGCAGGGGAAATGTATCTCAAATCCCAGCAAATcaaagcacacaaaaacataaataaaatcaCAAAACCACTGTAACATAAGCATGCAAAACTCAAAAGAAAATGTAAATAAGTCACTGCACACACTAGGCTACTGGATATGAAGGCGTGGACGCAGCCACCAGAGCCGTTTCCCTAGAATGGGTGACTGATGCGCACACAGCCCAATAGGCGCGATGCGGATGGATAAAGGCGGCTGACGCAGCCAAAGAGCTCGGCGAGCTCAAACAAACCACGCCACAAgatacaaacaaaataaaacacaaacagaaaataaCGAAAATCAAACTCTTCTCCAGACAAAACAGCAGTTGGAGCGGCGTATACGGGCATCCCACATTGCGTCCTCGTCCTGGAGACGGCTGGTGCGCACTACGAACACAAAGGCTTCAATTACCAACCCGAAAGGAAGTTAACACATTGAATGATGTGCGCGCGGCCACAATACCCACCTTTGCGCACTGGGATCTCTCACACACAACTGCCGCGGAGCCTCCCCTTTCCCACGCGTAATTCCAGGCTAAGGAAAGTACAAATACGGCTCACATTAGAAACCGGCAATAACTATAAAAGTTCAATAGATGTGTGCGGAGATCCACAACTTACCCTGGCCTACAGCTCACTAGGCGGGGATTACCAGCGCAATAGGGCAACGACAAAGGGTCAATCGAACGGCAACGTCTCAAACGAACGCAGCGTGCCCACGCCAACAATGCGGTCTGGCCGCAGCGGAATATGCCAGTCCAGGAAGCAGTAGCCTTGCCAAGTAAATAGCCTAACTCCCGCCCACTgctgtcagtcaatcaatcagacGCGCGTATGCAGGTGCGCCCTGCTACAATCATATTGTTGATATGCACAGTATGCAGTTTTAACTACTTGCAGAGTGATATTAAAAAGCAGCTATGTACAAGTTCCTTGCCAATGGCACCATGCTGATATTGACATAATTACAAATGTTAGACACAATTACAGACATGTAATAGTTGCTGAGCTCAATTAAAGTGAATGGAGCACTGTATAGTGTACTATAAGACAACCAATGTAATATCatcatctttttctcttttctgtttatgtttttgtAGGCTGTTGAGTAGTGATGCAGCAGATGTAGCCCTtgtgtatctgacttcagttctgggtggaaaccccttactcctgacagagctggacctgagagggaagatatcaggagattcaggagtgaagcagctctGTGCTCTACTGGAGGATCCACACTGCAGATTCAAGAAAGTCAAGTTAGTAGTGTAATGTGTTCAATATGTGGGTCATTCTATAATTAGATTAACATTTCAGGGTTTACTTTTTGCACTGTAAATTTAAAGAAAGTCGAGTTACTAAGTATacttttaaagttatttttttcaatatttgtgTCACAAGACTTGATGTTTATGTGTTGGTTTATTTATGATGTACTGGCAGATTCCAAATGATGGTCCATCCCCTTCAGCCCTGCTTCCTGACATTAAGCATAAGCAACATAATAATGAGTAACATCAGGTAATAGACCTTTTCATCTCCccagcttgtcagactgtggtgtaacagaagaaggatatgctgctctggcatcagctctcaaatcaaacccctcgtacctggaggagctggacctgagaggaaacgaccctggagactctggagtggagCTCCTTACGGCAGCAGTGACCAATCAGAAGTGCAAACTCAGGTGAGAGAGTGGAGTTGGTTTAAAAGTCAGTGTGATAAGAGTATGTTTTCCAGTGTActgcataaaaaaataaaacaatgtatGATGGAGTGAGGGATAGGTCTATGTGTTGGCCATTTTAAGCATTTCACAAAGGGATACAATACAACCAAGAGAACCCCGATGGGTTCAGGACAGTCTTTTTGGCAAATAAAATACAGTGCACACAATCAAATAATGCCTGAGTTTAAACTGGAGGAAACCAGCAAACTGCACGGTGGGGCTGCCTTTCCTGTAGCATTTATAAATAGGCTACAAGGTCCACTTAAAAtcccttaaaggataacttcagtcaatttcaacatgcagttgtaatgctcacactaccctggacttgtcagtacctgaggttttttttcttcttcttcagccttttccgagatcctggtcattgtaatgggggcagcggtttgtttacattattaaaaaaaaaacgtttttattcccaaaaacatccaaaaggttatgcaacatcagcagacaactagcaaacagtggtaccttttgggaaaatatttagagtaggcgtatgttaattgtttttaaaatgtaaacaaatgctgccccgattagaataactcatatctcggaaagggctgagccgaaaaatgtgccatcaccgggtactgacaagtcaagggtaacatGAGCaatatagtggggtcgtaataggctcagtcatttcaaattggtgttaaagtttggttttcacttccaagttgaagttttgggtctatagaacaatttgagttcgagtgtcaaacacacagataacaaaatggcctgcggggggcgctctaaaatatataaactgctataactttttattagttaaaccaaatttaacatatgagctatgtatggattcagcatgaagaggagaaaccggtgagctaagtatttggttaccagattaaagacacactatataaaaaacacacttttagccaatggacagccatcaccgggtactgacaagtcaaggctaAGGTGAGCAATGCAGCATATTAAAATTGACTGAAGTTGTCCTTTAAGATGGCAGGAATGAACGTTTGTGGTTGACTTCTCTGAGGGGCTTGTTCAATATCTTGATGTCTATGTATTGAAAAAAGCACAGGTTGTGGctgcttttttccccaaaatgcgCTGTCACAGGGTTGTGCTCATCACAGTCAATGCACgctatacctccagtggcacgctgtaatagtcatcgaaaagttaactaccatagtactacaatactatgacataacacattgcctttagtaatgcactacgacttggtcattgtcattctgttaacagcaaatgtataacactgtgttttaatgggttaatgaATGTGTGGGGTGATAACTGTCTCCACAGAACGGTGTTTCTGTCAGCAGAGCAACGAGTCGCAATTGAATTTGTTTTTAGTTTTCTGACGTTCATAACGAAACACGGACAAAATCTCCAAATTTGGAATGGCTGAatcattatggtcaagtaaaaatattattttctgtgtCATTTAGTCTCGTCCACGAAaattagagtctctctctctctctctctctctctctctctctctctctctctctctctctctctctctctctctctctctctctctctctctctctctctctctccacttagaTCATTATCACACATCAGTTATGCACAGAAGGCTGACGAATTTTAAATTAGATTAGCAAGAACCATAAGAAATAGGAGAAAAGCAGAACATCATCCAGCATCCCCATTGGAGATTGAAGTCCCTGCTCTCTCTGTGATCATTTCACTGCAACATTACTATCTCCTTTGCActgactttaaaggtgcactgtgtaatatttttagcagtttctttccattttgagttcacacaaggaagagcgcgacactgcttcttcacagttcaccatttttttttctttggtgctgacgtGTAGGCACTTATGCCTTCACCAGAGAAGCAGttcctttccagaattcatgcctccCACTTGAAATGTGAAACGATGTATAAACACCATTTGGACATGAATGGTTCTCTTCTGTGAAACAAAAatgttggtttaaaaaaaaatgttttccccaaAAAATGAACCTGCAAAAGGGGGGTTGTGTTATATTCCAGATCACCTTATATTCAGGTCATTACGGATAACACTATTATCATATACTGTTGACCTACAGCTGGGAAACACAATGGTCACTTGAACTCTTTCCCCAGACAGCATAACACTATCGACCATACCTTTATTTTATTGACTATCTTAACTGAGCACAGCACTATCGACCATACCTTTATTTTATTGACTACTGTATCTTCAATAATTATTTGTATGCACTATCTTAACTGCCTGACAGCTTTAGCTCTTTCAAACACTCGCCAATCTCACCCTCCCAACGTCGAAAAATTCAAAATCAAAAATCTGATGAATGAGCTGCATGCAATAGAAACACATCGCAAGGgtgaaaaaaatcataataataaaacgtcttcattttcaaaacatccacgCCATCATGATACAGTGGTGATGCAAGGTCAATTTGAATAAACTTGAAGATGAGACTGCAGATGTCCCGCAAGGGCCTATTGCATTGCATGTTGTACCCACAGTACTCATTgaaaacacatactgtagggtAGAGTGATAGTGTTGGATAATCTGCATCACTTcggcgtcacagtgtcccagctgccgcagcgtccttactgctcacaaccagccctggcagggggctcccctaggtggccgctggtctctgcctgaggtttcttcctgactatagggtttttattttctcagacctcactgagcttttttccccctacaaactatgattcaagcgaaagggagtttttcctcacccctgatgccaccaggggccgcatctgagcgcccaatctctgtgtgaccatctatgacttatgctaggcccagccactatggaccttacacatctaagaatcctggtcctaacctacgttgaccttattgactctacaatctctatctatctcttcttcctctgccttcctgctatttctgcctctcctctatacctctccttttaaatccatctctaacaatgatgtttttttttcccatttgttaagcactttgagttacatgccttgtatgatacagtgctatacaaatacaaagtggtaacactttagaataatggatgcaaaaaagcatgataaagacttaataaataattaactattgatgaacaaaacattaacaaacgtttgtaaatgactaggaaatgtaaacaaatgcttgtaaatgactaggaaatgctgttaatattttatatttatcaaacatttacaagttgcttgtaaatgaataaaacactctgttataaggtgtgtaaaatcttgcagatatcatttgtagatattttatgaagcattaataaagcttagttaataataaaaacctttgttaatgttttattcatcattagttaattgtttactgagtctttactaaggaacattattataaagtgttacctttattattattgtcgttgttgttgttgttgttgttgttgttattattattattacttctgcATGTGCTGATACACTCTGCACATCTGTGTTGGTATTCAGAATGCCTCTCCACAATACTCAGTCAGTCAGGGTCATTAGTAGCCCTATGAAAATAGTTTGTGTCATTGTAATTGTGGTGCACTGCTCTTTCGGATGAAGACATGTAAATATTAGATCATCTGTGCACAACTTATAGAAGAACACAGGTGTGGATATGTTGGAAGCAGGAATAAAACatcaacacatacagacacacactcacggtcACATAGAGTACAACAATACAGAcacagatggagagggggaacatTAGTTGCTGGAAGGGCTAATGTTGTACAATACATTGGCATTGAGGTTAGATTAGGTAGACATTACAGTTATGTTGTATTATGTCAGGTTGACCTTTTCCATCTGTATAATGTTTAGCTATGACTGCAACTGTGTAATCTTGGAACTGAAAGACTTCAAAACTcgcaacagaaaaaagaaaaccttATTTGTCACAATGGTGATCAGTGATGAATCTCAACTTAAATTTGGCTCCCCTATCTCTCCCATTTTGTAGGTTGTTGTCTGATGAAGCAGAAAGAGCCTGCgagtatctgacttcagttctggatGGAAACCCCTTACTCCTGACAGAGCTGAACCTGTATAGGAAGATATCGGGAGACTCAGCAGTGAAGCAGCTCTGTCCTCTACTGGGGGATTCACACTGCAGAGTCAAGATACTCAGGTTAGtcatttaatgtgttttttttctgtttatttatgaAGTAGTTACGAGCAGTAAAGTATGATTGTTATGTTAGCACAGTTGTGACTTGTTATTATCTGGTTTTAAATTGTGTTATTGACTAGTTTGCATGTACTGTAAGATTGCAATAAGCATGTATTTGGCTTGGTAGTTGGCCTTGGTGTGCagtatgtatttggcatggtagttggccttggtgtacagtaagcatgtatttggcatggtatctggccttggtgtacagtatgtatttggcatggtatctggcctcggtgaacagcatgtatttggcatggtatctggccttggggTACAGCAtgttgtgaataaattcactgtatcaccttatcaaaattcacctgaaagaaaacccacacaggagacagaggtagCTTTTAACATTCTGCAGCAGAATGGGGGTCCTGTTCATCACAGAGATGTTACAGCAATGATACAAGCCCCGGTCTGCTAACAGTGGTCACATGCTTTTATTTGCCCCTAACAATGAATCACTAACGTAATTGTTAGTTTAACCAAACAAGGAAATAGTTCAGCTAACGAAGAATAAACATACAAGTTTTTAGGTCAGCCAGGTGGTAACTTGTCTGTGACAACACAGATGTCACATTAATCACAGCAAGTGACAACACAGGGACAGAGCTCACACATGGACAGAGTTCACACATGGTTTAACTAAACAGAGTTTTAACTAGAAACACAGAAAGCAAAAGTCCTAACTACAAGTTATacttttatattttcaataatacatgtataaatgcagatAATTTGTTAAcacatgtatttggcatggtagttggccttggtgtacagtaaagcatgtatttggcatggtagttgccggccttggtgtacagcatgtatttggcatggtagctggccttggtgtacagcatgtatttggcatggtatctggccttggtgtacattgtacagtaaagcatgtatttggcatggtagttggccttggtgaacagcatgtatttggcatggtagctggccttggtgtacagcatgtatttggcatggtatctggccttggtgtacagcatgtatttggcatggtagttgGCCTTGGTGAACAGCATgcatttggcatggtagctggccttggtgtacagcatgtattgggcatggtagctggccttggtgtacagcatgtattgggcatggtatctggccttggtgtacagcatgtattgggcatggtagttggccttggtgtacagcatgtatttggcatggtatctggccttggtgtacagcatgtatttggcatggtagctggccttggtgtacagcatgtatttggcatggtatctggccttggtgtacagtacagcatgtaaTTGGCATTCTAGCTGGCCTtggtgtgtacagcatgtgtttggcatggtagctggccttggtgtacaatacagcatgtatttggcatggtatctggccttggtgtacagtatgtatttggcatggtatctggccttggggtacagcatgtatttggcatggtagtaggccttggtgtacagcatgtttttggcatggtatctggccttgatgtacagtatgtgtttggcatggtatctggcggccttggtgtacagcatgtatttggcatggtatcaggccttggtgtacagtatgtatttggcATGGCAGCTGGCCTTGGtgaacagcatgtatttggcttggtagctggccttggtgtacagcatgtatttggcattgtagctggccttggtgtacagcatgtattgggcatggtagctggccttggtgtacagcatgtattgggcatggtatctggccttggtgtacagcatgtatttggcatggtatctggccttggtgtacagcatgtattgggcatggtagctggccttggtgtacagcatgtattgggcatggtagctaaccttggtgtacagcatgtattgggcatggtagttggccttggtgtacagcatgtattggacatggtagttggccttggtgtacagcataaGAATGTAAACtttgaaaataacaaataaaGCAAGGCTTTCAGTTCAGTCAATGCAATGGGGGTTTGAGCTTGAGGCAACAGGCCGCGTTCAGGCTGGCACAGTCGCGCGCACGGGCTCGTCCACGGTCACGGACACGGTCAATGACTGTTGCGCCTTGCACCCCTACAGCGTCTGGGCCGCGTCACCACACCATCATAAGTAGCAGTCTCGCCGCCACCTACAGGAAGTAATTAGGACACCACACTAACAAGGTGCAATTAGTATCACGTTTGCAACAGAAAGTTTGTCCAAATGTAAATATAAAATCTTAATCTAATTCTTCTTTATCTTAACATAAATATTTTCAAGAGCTCTTGTgtgaaaacaacaaataaaagaaATGGCTCTTACATGAGGTGTGTGAGACTACAGGGactacttaagtgtgtgtgtgtgtgtgtgtgtgtgtgtgtgtgtgtgtgtgtgtgtgtgtgtgtgtgtgtgtgtgtgtggtgtgtgtgtgtgtgtgtgtggtgtgtgtgtgtgtgtgtgtgtgtgtgtgtgtgtgtgtgtgtgtgtgtgtgtgtgtgtgtgtatttggatcGGAGGGaaatatgtaggtgtgtgtgtgtgtgtgtgtgtgtgtgtgtgtgtgtgtgtggatgagtaagtgtgtgtgtgtggatgagtaagtgtgtgtgtgtgtgtgtgtgtgtgtgtgtgtgtgtgtgtgtgtggtgtgtgtgtgtgtgtgtgtgtgtgtgtgtgtgtgtgtgtgtgtttgtgtgtgtgtgtgtgtgtgtgcgcgcgcgcgtccgtgtgtgtgtgtgtgtgcgtgcgcgcgctcgcgcgcgtgtgtgtgtgtgtgtgtgtgtgtgtgtgtgagtgtgtgtgtgtgtgtttgggtgtgggtgtgtgtgtgggtgtgtgtttggatggTGAAGCCATGAGGTAAGCATAGCGGACAGGTGAGGATGAGTAACAGGTGAggatgagtaagtgtgtgtgtgtgtgtgtggaggagaaggtgtgtgtgtgtgtgtgtgtgtgtgtgtgtgtgtgtgtgtgtgtgtgtgtgtgtgtgtgtgtgtgtgtgtttgtgtgtctattaataagtgtgtgtgtgtgtgtaatgagcatGAGCTTTTCTGCATTACTCAATTACttgcattactctctctctctctctctctctctctctctctctctctctctctctctctctctctctctctctctctctctctctctctctctccaggcttggtggctgcagtataacagcagagggctgtgctgctctggtctcagctctatcatcaaacccatcacacctgacagGGCTGCATCTGGATGGtaataataaactaggagactctggtgtgaagcagatctctactctactcaggaatccagactgtaaactacagacactggggtaagtaaagagatgaagagtgtgtgatgcagcacactaaacagaccaacactatcaccatggaaacattcaTATACGGGTATCAGCGTTTTTGCAGTGGCACACACTACAGGTTGacgattttgttggtttgctctCAAAGTAATAATCAGTCTATAGTTTTAACCCCTttccacagagcctctgttataaccttactgtcaccaacattgtaatggctaagtcttaatctgttacttaagcatctcagtaatgccatagcaatgttgttatgatgtagttgaatcttTTCAGAAATGAGTGCTGGCCCGCcgtcgggcccatctgcacaaagaggctgctgGTAGTGCATTCCCAGAAAACCCAGAAAATAAGAATATATATCAGTTGGGTTGTATTTCATCAGGtgctgtcagaacacaatatcaGGCTTATACTGAGCATAAAACACAAAACTAGACTATTACTTCTGTTATTATATCTTATTATGTCCATATAAGAGTAAAATATCTTTTGTGTCCTACAAgggatatgtgtgcgtgtgttgcattgCCAATAAACCCTGGAGGAATCTCTATGGAGCTCAGCCATTGTAAaatgctgaagaaggcttaggccgaaacgtctgtctgtcatgctaacccactagattaaaactacaagaattacacccgagagtgcggcttttttactataataTGAGCTCAGCCATTGCAGTCATAGACTGTTTCAGCTTTGACCATCTGCCAAGCAACAGGCCTATATAGAAGCCTCACAGTTTGGACCATGACAGTCCAGAATAGCTATGTCCACCAGGTAATAAGACAGACGAATTCAAGATCAGcagatcacacacatgcacgcacgcacgcacacacacacacacacacacacacacacacacacacacacgcacacacacgcacacacacacacacacacacacacacacacaaacagacagacacaaacacacacacacacaaacgcaaaaacacacacacacacacacacacacaaacagacagacacacacacacacacacacacacacacacacacacacacacatacacacacacacacacacaaacgcaaacgcaaacgcacacacacacacacacacacacgcaaacgcaaacgcacacacacacacacacacacacacacacacacacacacacgcgcgcaaacgcaaacacacacttacacacacacacacacaaacagacagacacaaacacacacacacacacaaacgcaaaaacacacacacacaaacacacacacacacacacaaacacacacacaaacacacacacacacgcacgcacacacacacacacactcacacacacacaaacacacaaacacacacacacacacacacacacacacacacacacacacacacacacacacacacacacacacacacacacacacttcattatctTTCACATTTTGAGGAGACACAAGACATTTTGCTGTCTTATATGGATATAATGAGATATAAAAATACTCTTGAAGTTTTATGCTCAGTATAAGCCTGATATTGTGCTCTGACAGCGTCCGAAGACTGATGTAGATCAGTGGTCATCTTATATTTCTTAAGGACTCAACTCTTGACACAGTTTATTGCCATTTGTACACTCTGCTTCTTACTTatggttacagtttttttcaatcgctaacaagcttttgtccaatcctcagcgacatttgcaaaactcttaacacagttaacacagcaagggctttccatggccatgcagttggcacattacatgcctttttcacacaattagtagtcaatgaatgcatttctaaattgctaacatttcctttacacacaggatacccacagcaacaaaacaatgtatctttgatggcttattttcaaatgctttcacacagtgtgtcaaaactgtaaatacaacatccaaatccttatttcagtaaaaatgcctttgcatgacattagcaagagtacagtaaacagattattgataaaagtagaagaaaaccctccaattttagttgttcggttctattgacagtttttgacaaccatttttacagtaaaaagttgtctcacaatcacagaattAAAATGCTTTTGTAGCAGTTGGAAAGAACTGTTTGTTTATAAGAAGAACGTCTATAGACCTGACAAAATCTTCATAATTCACGTTCATGTAATATTACCGaatcatgtttagaaattgtatatatcactctgtcaacacatctgccgaaattggtataaattacggtaaatacagtaaacgtctgaagtcaatgctgtACATGAAGTCATGATTTGGAAATGCATGAAAAGGTTAGATTCAATACTGtaatttcagggccggttctagtccatttgcccTTGGGAAGCACCCCCGTTCCTTTTGTAGATTTTCAAAATTCGCATCTGTAAGcatagtgtcttcaatttgatctaagatTTACTGTGGTACATATACTGAGTGgtcatgaataccattgacagcattgtcagtgtaaggtgtactgtattgctttatgtattttgtgtgacattctaattctgtgtggacttttaggctttatttttttaggtcttgttagtatttttatgtatttgttttaatgatattttgttcactgtaagtaacattgcAAAACTTAGTTTATTCTAtcatactataaacagtatttctactgtacctcctgtagtcaacagtaaaaaaaatgcttcgtactggaatcatcttgaatgtcaacaacacatgaggtcagTCCTGTTGCCTTTAGAAatttagtgcaaacagtgaattgcGTGATTTGAATGCATTCAATAGGCTACCTGCAAAACTGaaacatttgttgtgtgtgtgtgtgtgtgtgtgtgtgtgtgtgtgtgtgtgtgtgtgtgtgtgtgtgtgtgtgtgtgtgtgtgt carries:
- the LOC134444576 gene encoding ribonuclease inhibitor-like, with the translated sequence MAEGQCQYSWKAVMVRPASQRQRVVIRPINLSDCTVTGEGYAALAAALKSNPSHLEELDLRGNNPGHSEVKLLTDLLEDPASKLQRLRLLSSNAADTGLVYLTSVLGGNPLTLTELDLRGKITGDSGVKQFCALLEDSHCRFKKVNLSDCGVTGEGYAALASALKSNPSHLEELDLRGNDPGDSEVTLLTDLLKDPTCKLQRLRKEHFHDVILFNESA